The following proteins are co-located in the Leptodactylus fuscus isolate aLepFus1 chromosome 8, aLepFus1.hap2, whole genome shotgun sequence genome:
- the LOC142216404 gene encoding uncharacterized protein LOC142216404, protein MAVCSKPVVGIFSRDSDECYDWVIQLLLSPRFRRLIQDVRPVHITNEVCGGSWKLAAQINKCNIGILYHSQKRGRLNITDVTDSLYDQELRDLSSKLGRNNVLVLVDDVEDDDMTVHSRIISNQPSIRELSVLLVVFNRNEKPIQIGQPVQGMSGIDSYQSNVYQRSTEKIESIRSTISKNPNRNTCSLLLLIVFGGLALVLIIVLCVELIH, encoded by the exons ATGGCTGTCTGCAGTAAGCCTGTAGTCGGGATCTTCTCCCGGGATAGCGATGAGTGTTATGATTGGGTGATTCAGCTGCTGCTCTCACCCCGATTCCGCCGATTGATACAAGATGTCCGTCCAGTTCATATAACCAATGAGGTCTGCGGCGGCTCCTGGAAACTCGCTGCACAAATCAACAAATGTAATATCGGGATCTTGTACCATTCACAGAAGAGAGGGCGACTGAACATCACCGATGTGACCGACTCACTGTATGACCAGGAGCTCAGGGATCTCTCCAGTAAACTAG GCCGGAATAATGTTTTGGTGCTGGTGGATGATGTGGAGGATGATGACATGACAGTTCACAGCAGGATTATATCCAACCAGCCATCAATCCGAGAGCTCTCCGTGTTATTGGTCGTGTTCAATAGAAATGAGAAGCCGATACAAATCGGACAACCTGTGCAAGGTATGAGCGGCATCGACTCCTATCAGAGCAACGTGTATCAGAGGAGCACTGAGAAGATTGAAAGCATTCGATCCACAATAAGCAAAA ATCCTAATCGGAATACG TGTTCCCTCCTGCTGCTGATTGTTTTCGGTGGTCTTGCACTCGTGCTGATCATAGTTCTGTGTGTGGAACTGATTCATTAG